From a region of the Microcebus murinus isolate Inina chromosome 23, M.murinus_Inina_mat1.0, whole genome shotgun sequence genome:
- the OPTC gene encoding opticin translates to MRLLAFLGLLALVLWEAGTASLPKEGRKRREEQTPRQGDSYAALPVGNYVLNPDNYGDVIDMSNYEELTDYGHQLPEVKVTSLAPPAWVSPSKSAIPARTSSANPGTMTRPTTLGLPTHRLPTCLVCVCLGSSVYCDDIDLEDIPPLPWTTVYLYARYNHIRRIRAGDFEGLTKLKRIDLSGNSISSIHNDAFRTLPALRHLILPGNQLAALPVLPGGIELLDVRLNRLRSSGIRPGAFGAMKKLQFLFLAGNLLESVPGPFPLSLRSLHLQNNRIETMQRDSFCDPEEHKHTRRQLEDIRLDGNPINLSLFPSAYFCLPRLPIGRFA, encoded by the exons ATGAGACTCCTGGCTTTCCTGGGCCTGCTGGCCCTGGTGCTGTGGGAGGCGGGGACAGCTTCTCTGccaaaggaggggaggaagaggagagaagagcagACGCCCAGGCAAGGGGACTCTTACGCAGCTCTGCCTGTGGGGAACTATGTCCTGAACCCGGACAACTATGGTGATGTCATTGACATGAGCAACTACGAGGAGCTCACAGACTACGGGCACCAGCTCCCGGAG GTTAAGGTGACCAGCCTGGCTCCTCCAGCCTGGGTCAGTCCCTCCAAGAGCGCTATACCTGCAAGGACATCCTCAGCAAACCCTGGCACGATGACCAGGCCTACGACACTGGGCCTACCCACCCACC GTCTGCCCACCTGTCTGGTCTGCGTGTGCCTTGGTTCCTCCGTGTACTGCGATGACATTGACCTAGAGGACATTCCGCCTCTTCCCTGGACGACTGTCTACCTGTATGCCCGCTACAACCATATCCGCCGAATCAGGGCTGGAGACTTCGAAGGGCTGA CAAAACTGAAGAGGATTGACCTCTCTGGCAACTCCATCTCCTCCATCCACAACGATGCCTTCCGCACGCTGCCTGCCCTTCGGCACCTGATCCTCCCAGGGAACCAGCTGGCGGCTCTGCCGGTGCTGCCCGGTGGCATCGAGCTCCTAGACGTCCGCCTGAATCGGCTGCGGAGCTCGGGGATCCGGCCTGGAGCCTTTGGG GCGATGAAGAAGCTGCAGTTCCTCTTCCTGGCCGGCAACCTGCTGGAGTCCGTCCCCGGCCCTTTCCCCCTGAGCCTGCGCTCGCTGCACCTGCAG AATAACAGGATAGAGACCATGCAGAGAGACAGCTTCTGCGACCCTGAGGAGCACAAACACACTCGCAGGCAGCTGGAAGACATCCGCCTGGATGGCAACCCCATCAACCTCAGCCTCTTCCCCAGCGCCTACTTCTGCCTGCCCCGGCTGCCCATAGGCCGCTTCGCCTAG